A window of the Ruminococcaceae bacterium KH2T8 genome harbors these coding sequences:
- a CDS encoding transcriptional attenuator, LytR family produces MDNNNKRPGDFEFPDSKNGELISKEQLASLRGSARSNVPAKRPGSNAPEVRFPQETSLDAASDVSGDTIAVNSIKNEVTFGDAKKDTFGKPASRPAHIAIKDEADNADFKDVKTRKKKLRKRIILGVVFGIIGILIGCVGFLLWYKHHMYSKMNVVETQGTIVDESGNTVRIADLTQPTQHEIINEDHIHNFLLIGIDSRSRGAERGNSDVNMVVSVDTEAGTIKMISIARDTYAHIPGYRDQKINAAMALGGPELLEATIEQCLRIDIEGFAYVDFYNLADVIDAVGGVYIDASSAEVYGDHGLNMCLDELGYGDQAVNQTGYIWVNGRQAVAYGRIRYVDSDYKRSERQVEVLRSLLDQFTGLSAASKLSTMGTILEMISTNVTEEEATSYVVDFLPTLGSDPEIQYIQLPIEGCYNSGMYGGEWSIRANWNAYIPFVQEFFYGEQTDFDPVDPIGSEPDLASCPTPDTLPIEELLR; encoded by the coding sequence ATGGATAATAACAACAAAAGACCCGGCGATTTTGAATTTCCGGACAGCAAGAACGGCGAACTCATCAGTAAGGAACAGCTCGCATCATTAAGAGGATCCGCAAGATCTAATGTTCCTGCCAAGAGACCCGGCAGCAATGCACCCGAGGTCAGATTCCCTCAGGAGACATCTCTGGATGCAGCATCAGATGTATCGGGCGATACTATCGCCGTAAACAGCATCAAGAACGAAGTTACTTTCGGTGATGCCAAGAAGGATACTTTCGGTAAGCCTGCATCAAGACCTGCTCACATCGCCATTAAGGATGAAGCTGATAATGCAGACTTCAAGGATGTAAAGACAAGAAAGAAGAAGCTCAGGAAGAGGATCATCCTCGGTGTCGTATTCGGAATCATCGGTATCCTTATCGGCTGTGTCGGATTCCTTCTTTGGTACAAGCATCACATGTATTCCAAGATGAATGTTGTCGAGACTCAGGGTACTATCGTAGATGAGAGTGGTAATACCGTAAGGATCGCCGATCTTACTCAGCCTACACAGCATGAGATCATTAATGAGGATCATATCCATAATTTCCTCCTTATCGGTATTGACTCCAGATCCAGAGGAGCTGAAAGAGGAAACTCCGACGTTAATATGGTCGTATCCGTTGATACTGAAGCCGGTACGATCAAGATGATCTCGATCGCTAGAGATACATATGCTCACATCCCCGGCTACAGAGATCAGAAGATCAATGCGGCAATGGCACTCGGCGGCCCCGAGCTTCTTGAAGCAACCATCGAGCAGTGCCTCAGGATCGATATCGAAGGCTTTGCATATGTAGATTTCTATAACCTTGCAGATGTTATCGATGCAGTAGGAGGTGTCTATATTGATGCTTCTTCAGCTGAGGTTTATGGTGACCACGGCCTTAACATGTGTCTTGATGAGCTCGGTTACGGTGATCAGGCTGTTAACCAGACAGGTTATATCTGGGTAAATGGTCGTCAGGCTGTAGCTTACGGTCGAATCAGATACGTAGACAGTGACTACAAGAGATCCGAGAGACAGGTTGAGGTATTGAGAAGCCTTCTTGATCAGTTCACGGGACTTTCCGCAGCATCTAAGCTTTCTACGATGGGAACTATCCTTGAGATGATCTCAACGAACGTAACCGAGGAAGAGGCAACATCCTATGTTGTTGATTTCCTTCCCACACTCGGTTCGGATCCTGAGATCCAGTACATACAGCTTCCCATCGAAGGTTGCTACAACAGCGGTATGTACGGCGGAGAATGGAGCATTAGAGCTAACTGGAATGCCTATATTCCTTTCGTACAGGAATTCTTCTACGGCGAGCAGACTGATTTCGATCCCGTAGATCCTATCGGCAGCGAGCCTGATCTTGCTTCTTGCCCGACACCCGATACACTTCCCATCGAGGAACTTTTGAGGTAA
- a CDS encoding chaperonin GroES → MTIKPLTDKVVIKKLQAEETTKSGIVLASASQEKPQVAEIIAVGPGGVVDGNEIKMQVKKGQKVIIRDYAGTTVKLEGEEYIVVRQDDILAIVE, encoded by the coding sequence ATGACAATCAAACCTTTGACAGATAAGGTAGTAATCAAAAAGCTTCAGGCCGAAGAGACAACAAAGAGCGGTATCGTTCTTGCTTCAGCTTCTCAGGAGAAGCCTCAGGTAGCAGAGATCATAGCGGTCGGACCCGGCGGAGTCGTAGACGGTAACGAGATAAAGATGCAGGTAAAAAAAGGACAGAAGGTCATCATCAGAGATTATGCAGGTACGACTGTAAAGCTCGAGGGCGAAGAGTATATCGTTGTTCGCCAGGATGACATCCTTGCTATCGTTGAGTAA
- a CDS encoding chaperonin GroEL, translating to MAKDIKYAEDARKSLEAGVNKVANTVKVTLGPKGRNVVLDKKYGAPLITNDGVTIAKEIELEDRFENAGAQLVKEVASKTNDVAGDGTTTATLLAQAIIREGMKNLAAGANPIILRKGISMAVDKAVSEVLASAKKVNGTKDIAKVAAISAGDEFIGQLISEAMDKVTSDGVITVEESKSMQTELDVVEGMQFDRGYISPYMATDMDKMEAVLDDPYILITDKKITNIQDILPVLEPIAQSGGKLLIIAEDIEGDALATLILNKLRGTFTCIGIKAPGYGDRRKAMLEDIAILTAGEVITADLGRELKDTTLDQLGRAHQVKITKDNTVIVDGYGDKAAIKARANQIRKQSEETTSEFDKEKLLERLAKLSGGVAVIKVGAATETEMKEKKLRIEDALAATKAAVEEGIVPGGGTAFINAIPAVAALLDDAEGDVKTGIAIVLRALEEPVRQIATNAGVDGSVIAENIKNKKPGIGYDALNDKYVDMFKVGIVDPAKVTRSALQNAASVSSTLLTTEALVTDIPEPEPAAPAAPGGMY from the coding sequence ATGGCTAAAGACATTAAGTATGCCGAAGACGCCAGAAAGTCCCTTGAGGCAGGCGTTAATAAGGTTGCAAACACAGTTAAGGTAACACTCGGACCTAAGGGTAGAAACGTAGTACTCGATAAGAAATACGGCGCACCCCTTATCACAAATGACGGTGTTACGATCGCTAAGGAGATCGAGCTCGAGGACAGATTTGAGAATGCAGGTGCTCAGCTCGTTAAGGAAGTTGCTTCTAAGACAAATGACGTTGCAGGTGACGGTACGACAACAGCTACACTCCTTGCACAGGCTATCATCCGTGAGGGCATGAAGAACCTCGCTGCAGGTGCTAACCCCATCATCCTTAGAAAGGGTATCTCAATGGCAGTTGATAAGGCTGTTTCCGAGGTTCTCGCAAGCGCTAAGAAGGTAAACGGTACTAAGGATATCGCTAAGGTTGCCGCTATCTCAGCAGGCGATGAGTTCATCGGTCAGCTCATCTCTGAGGCTATGGACAAGGTTACTTCTGACGGTGTTATCACTGTCGAGGAGAGCAAGTCCATGCAGACAGAGCTCGACGTCGTTGAAGGTATGCAGTTCGACAGAGGTTATATCTCTCCTTACATGGCAACAGATATGGATAAGATGGAAGCTGTCCTCGACGATCCTTATATCCTTATCACAGATAAGAAGATCACAAATATCCAGGATATCCTTCCCGTACTTGAGCCCATCGCTCAGTCCGGCGGAAAGCTCCTGATCATCGCAGAGGATATTGAGGGTGATGCTCTTGCAACTCTTATCCTTAATAAGCTCAGAGGTACATTCACATGTATCGGTATCAAGGCTCCCGGCTACGGTGACAGAAGAAAGGCTATGCTCGAGGATATCGCTATCCTTACAGCAGGTGAGGTCATCACTGCAGATCTCGGCAGAGAGCTCAAGGATACTACTCTTGATCAGCTCGGTCGTGCTCATCAGGTTAAGATCACAAAGGATAACACAGTTATCGTTGACGGTTACGGTGATAAGGCTGCAATCAAGGCTAGAGCTAATCAGATCAGAAAGCAGTCCGAAGAGACAACATCAGAGTTTGATAAGGAGAAGCTCCTCGAGCGTCTCGCTAAGCTCAGCGGCGGTGTTGCCGTTATTAAGGTCGGTGCTGCTACAGAGACTGAGATGAAGGAAAAGAAGCTTCGTATCGAGGATGCTCTTGCAGCTACAAAGGCAGCTGTTGAAGAGGGTATCGTTCCCGGCGGCGGAACAGCATTCATCAATGCTATCCCTGCAGTTGCTGCTCTTCTTGATGATGCAGAGGGTGACGTAAAGACAGGTATCGCAATCGTTCTCAGAGCTCTTGAGGAGCCCGTTCGTCAGATCGCTACAAACGCAGGTGTTGACGGTAGCGTTATCGCTGAGAATATCAAGAACAAGAAGCCCGGTATCGGTTATGATGCTCTTAACGATAAGTATGTTGATATGTTCAAGGTTGGTATCGTAGATCCCGCAAAGGTTACACGTTCCGCTCTTCAGAACGCTGCATCCGTATCTTCAACACTTCTTACAACAGAAGCACTCGTAACTGATATTCCCGAACCCGAGCCTGCAGCTCCCGCTGCACCCGGCGGAATGTACTGA
- a CDS encoding signal peptidase II Aspartic peptidase. MEROPS family A08, producing the protein MDNNQKKKLSIFTILAVLLVVVDFASKKAIVSRFELYEQKVFVNGFFSFFYVRNTGSAFSFLADKGWGIYVLTVISLIMSVILYYVLIKAVKLNDNITCVAISLFIAGAVGNLIDRAAYKSVVDFIRFDFGSYTFPIFNIADICAVVATILLMGIIIFGKGKMERLLDSFSKEKQTEVKADAA; encoded by the coding sequence ATGGATAATAATCAGAAAAAGAAACTTTCGATCTTCACTATACTGGCTGTTTTGCTGGTTGTAGTTGATTTTGCAAGTAAAAAGGCGATAGTAAGCAGATTCGAGCTTTACGAGCAAAAGGTCTTCGTAAACGGATTCTTTTCTTTCTTCTATGTAAGGAATACAGGCAGCGCATTCAGTTTCCTTGCGGATAAGGGATGGGGTATATATGTACTTACCGTGATCTCACTTATCATGTCCGTCATCTTGTATTATGTGCTCATAAAAGCCGTTAAGCTCAACGATAATATCACCTGTGTTGCTATCTCGCTCTTTATCGCAGGTGCAGTCGGAAACCTTATTGACAGGGCTGCTTATAAGTCTGTAGTCGATTTCATCAGATTTGATTTCGGAAGCTATACTTTCCCGATATTTAATATCGCTGACATCTGTGCCGTTGTAGCTACGATACTTCTTATGGGTATCATCATCTTCGGCAAGGGAAAGATGGAACGACTCCTTGATTCATTCTCAAAGGAGAAGCAAACGGAGGTAAAGGCTGATGCTGCTTGA
- a CDS encoding 23S rRNA pseudouridine1911/1915/1917 synthase has translation MLLEFICNENGSRLDTFISNSAEGSYTRSYFSGLISDGKVTVNGKVITKNGYKLSDGDKVTVDIPPVVDTDTRPEDIPLDVVYEDDDLIIINKPQGMVVHPAAGHHEGTLVNALLAHCDGRLSDINGVIRPGIVHRIDKDTSGLMVAVKNNETHVKMAEMIARHEVVRQYRAVVYGVISHDKGTIDAPIGRANGDRRKMVVTENGKPSITHFEVVNRYTEATDLKLLLETGRTHQIRSHMTYIGHPVVADPLYAPRRKTYGLIGQCLHSQTIEFDHPRTGERISFSSDIPQYYKDLLDKLVLL, from the coding sequence ATGCTGCTTGAGTTTATCTGTAACGAAAACGGTTCAAGACTCGATACCTTTATCAGTAATTCCGCAGAAGGTTCTTATACCAGATCTTACTTTTCGGGCCTGATCTCAGACGGTAAGGTTACGGTAAACGGCAAGGTCATCACTAAGAACGGCTATAAGCTCTCTGACGGAGACAAAGTTACGGTCGACATACCTCCCGTCGTAGATACTGATACCAGGCCTGAGGATATTCCTCTTGATGTCGTATATGAAGACGATGACCTCATAATCATAAATAAGCCTCAGGGCATGGTAGTTCATCCTGCTGCCGGCCATCATGAAGGAACTCTCGTAAATGCTCTTCTTGCTCATTGTGACGGCAGGCTCTCGGATATCAACGGCGTAATAAGACCAGGTATCGTTCACAGGATCGATAAAGATACTTCAGGTCTGATGGTAGCTGTCAAGAATAACGAGACTCACGTTAAGATGGCGGAGATGATCGCACGCCATGAAGTCGTAAGACAGTATAGAGCAGTAGTATACGGAGTCATTTCCCATGATAAGGGAACTATAGACGCTCCAATCGGCAGGGCTAACGGTGACAGGAGAAAGATGGTAGTAACCGAGAACGGAAAGCCTTCGATCACGCATTTTGAGGTAGTCAACAGATATACGGAAGCTACAGATCTTAAGCTCCTTCTCGAAACGGGAAGAACGCATCAGATCAGATCTCATATGACTTATATCGGACATCCGGTCGTTGCTGATCCTCTCTATGCGCCTCGCCGTAAGACTTACGGACTTATCGGCCAGTGCCTTCACAGCCAGACGATAGAATTCGATCACCCGAGGACAGGGGAGAGGATCTCATTCTCGAGTGATATACCTCAGTACTATAAAGACTTGCTCGATAAGCTTGTCTTGCTGTGA
- a CDS encoding phosphate starvation-inducible protein PhoH: protein MIYGKIVAMEERVGSTNIKDISAGGLIDRVAEAFNVQAEIDGDCVVLTGDDNLDLTRASSSVSAMAELSKSGDVDSRLTDYIIYLAKTNGLREFLRVGDEVIYTTPSGRPIKAKTLGQRFYTDALTRNELVICSGPAGSGKTFLGVAMAVKAFRNKEVSRIILTRPAVEAGERLGFLPGDIEEKVNPYMRPIYDALSVLLGQEMFDRYYEKGLIEVSPLAFMRGRNLDDAFVLLDEAQNTTAEQMKMFLTRLGLNCRACVCGDFTQIDLPRGMTSGLYDCMKILEGVEGVSIVSLKNADIVRNPLVQRIVAAYDAAEEGERKI, encoded by the coding sequence GTGATATATGGTAAAATAGTAGCAATGGAAGAACGTGTGGGAAGTACAAATATCAAGGATATCTCTGCCGGCGGCCTGATCGATAGGGTTGCCGAAGCGTTTAACGTGCAGGCTGAGATCGACGGCGATTGCGTTGTCCTTACAGGAGACGACAATCTGGATCTTACTCGCGCTTCTTCTTCCGTTTCAGCCATGGCTGAGCTCTCTAAGAGCGGAGATGTTGATTCCAGACTTACCGATTACATCATCTATCTTGCTAAGACTAATGGTCTTCGTGAGTTTTTGCGCGTAGGCGATGAAGTCATCTATACGACTCCTTCGGGACGTCCTATCAAGGCTAAGACATTAGGTCAGAGATTCTATACGGATGCTCTTACGAGAAATGAGCTCGTTATATGCAGCGGCCCTGCCGGTTCAGGAAAGACTTTCCTCGGCGTTGCCATGGCCGTTAAGGCATTCAGGAACAAAGAAGTCTCCAGGATAATACTTACCAGGCCCGCAGTAGAAGCAGGTGAGAGGCTCGGATTCCTCCCGGGTGATATCGAGGAGAAGGTCAATCCGTATATGCGTCCTATCTATGACGCACTTTCTGTACTGCTCGGACAGGAGATGTTTGACAGATATTATGAGAAAGGCCTTATTGAGGTATCTCCTCTTGCATTTATGCGAGGAAGAAATCTCGATGACGCCTTTGTGCTCTTAGATGAAGCACAGAATACGACCGCAGAGCAGATGAAGATGTTCCTTACGAGACTCGGACTTAACTGCCGTGCCTGCGTCTGCGGTGACTTTACACAGATAGATCTGCCGAGAGGCATGACAAGCGGTCTTTATGACTGCATGAAGATACTTGAGGGAGTGGAAGGCGTCAGCATCGTATCGCTGAAGAACGCGGATATCGTCAGGAATCCTCTCGTTCAGAGGATCGTAGCGGCTTATGATGCTGCCGAAGAGGGGGAGAGAAAGATATGA
- a CDS encoding rRNA maturation RNase YbeY/GTP-binding protein Era,TIGR00436, protein MIIKITDESNFIKEEDLKKYADYAQKLADLVFDADKGYIDISMRHLVSDSYATLTYVTKDDIKDLNMRTRDIDSVTDVLSYPMLEMYEGKLETELDPSEFEFDENGNRVLNMGDILVCPEVAYEHADEYGHSNEREIAFLIAHSLLHLVGYDHIEERDEKKMRALQRSLMEEIGLAISEDDSEITDHKDEKVDLIAYPAGSICKHVGYVALLGRPNVGKSSLINYITGMKVAIVSHKPQTTRTNIRSIYNTDDAQIIFTDTPGVHKPGSRLGEIMVSNSFYSAKNADAVLLIADGRFKTLGEVELDLIRRCKENNKKVILAVNKSDEISKESLLPLIQAYAKEYDFKEIIPISAKTGDNVDLLLEKLAELLPEGPRMFDSEFMTDQTEREIAKELIREQLLHYTNQEIPHGATVEIETFEEKYKNDSKDEYDREMVIIKAAVICERNSHKGIIIGKNGAMIKRIGTSARMQIERMLGCKVYLDLFVKVREDWKNSEILLKDYGYQSEGDEKDGI, encoded by the coding sequence ATGATCATCAAGATTACAGACGAAAGTAACTTTATAAAGGAAGAAGACCTCAAGAAATACGCCGACTACGCTCAGAAGTTGGCAGATCTTGTATTTGATGCGGATAAGGGATATATCGATATCTCTATGAGGCATCTTGTCTCAGATTCATATGCGACACTTACTTACGTGACTAAGGATGATATCAAGGACCTCAATATGAGGACTCGTGATATCGATTCCGTTACTGATGTTCTTTCATATCCTATGCTCGAGATGTATGAAGGAAAGCTTGAGACCGAGCTCGATCCTTCCGAATTTGAGTTTGATGAGAACGGTAATCGCGTTCTTAATATGGGTGATATCCTTGTCTGCCCCGAAGTAGCTTATGAGCATGCAGACGAATATGGTCATTCCAATGAACGTGAAATAGCTTTCCTTATCGCTCATTCTCTCCTTCATCTTGTGGGCTATGACCACATCGAAGAGCGAGATGAGAAGAAGATGCGTGCTCTGCAGAGAAGTCTTATGGAGGAAATCGGTCTTGCTATCTCAGAGGATGATTCCGAGATCACCGATCACAAGGATGAGAAAGTAGATCTCATCGCTTATCCCGCAGGTTCCATATGTAAGCATGTCGGTTATGTAGCGCTCCTCGGTCGTCCCAACGTCGGTAAGTCTTCGCTCATCAATTACATCACGGGCATGAAGGTAGCTATCGTATCTCATAAGCCTCAGACTACGAGGACCAATATCAGATCGATCTATAATACTGACGATGCTCAGATAATCTTCACTGATACTCCCGGTGTACATAAGCCCGGCTCGAGACTAGGTGAGATTATGGTATCTAATTCTTTCTACAGCGCAAAGAATGCAGATGCGGTTCTTCTTATTGCAGACGGTAGATTCAAGACTCTCGGTGAAGTTGAGCTCGATCTGATCAGAAGGTGTAAAGAGAATAATAAGAAGGTCATCCTTGCAGTTAATAAGAGTGACGAGATCAGTAAGGAATCGCTTCTTCCGCTGATCCAGGCATATGCAAAGGAATATGATTTCAAAGAGATCATCCCCATAAGTGCCAAGACAGGTGATAATGTTGATCTTCTCCTGGAAAAGCTCGCTGAGCTTCTCCCCGAAGGTCCGAGGATGTTCGATTCGGAATTTATGACGGATCAGACAGAACGTGAGATCGCCAAGGAGCTTATAAGAGAGCAGCTCCTTCATTATACGAATCAGGAGATCCCTCACGGCGCAACTGTTGAGATCGAGACTTTCGAAGAAAAGTATAAGAATGATTCAAAAGATGAATATGACCGTGAGATGGTCATCATAAAGGCTGCAGTTATCTGTGAGCGTAATTCCCATAAGGGTATCATCATCGGTAAGAACGGTGCCATGATCAAGCGTATCGGAACATCCGCCAGGATGCAGATTGAGCGCATGCTCGGCTGTAAGGTATACCTTGACCTTTTCGTTAAGGTAAGGGAAGACTGGAAGAATAGCGAGATCCTCCTCAAGGATTACGGTTATCAGTCTGAAGGCGACGAGAAGGATGGCATCTGA
- a CDS encoding DNA repair protein RecO (manually curated) has product MASDPISVRGLILRSREFKEKDRMVTVLTADRGIMTICVKGVSSKNSKNAFASVPFSLCDLVVNPSGNFNYLKEGSIIESNAGIMGSLEAMAVAGHISNILNESIFQTENSHLAYELCVYAFYALGKFPERYAEIYCAFNWRILIDLGFASVYETEDGQMYYYISTEDSRISPYSQQGLFKISAAGLKALNFFASCRPAEVFNVTLNEVLQDELRRFTTQYMQNQFEYEIKDPIKRLENLI; this is encoded by the coding sequence ATGGCATCTGATCCGATCAGTGTCAGAGGTTTGATCCTCAGATCTCGTGAATTCAAGGAAAAAGACCGTATGGTCACTGTCCTGACGGCTGACCGCGGTATCATGACTATCTGCGTCAAAGGTGTATCATCCAAGAACAGTAAGAATGCTTTCGCATCAGTTCCGTTTTCGCTCTGTGATCTGGTGGTCAATCCTTCCGGAAATTTCAATTACCTGAAAGAAGGTTCGATCATCGAAAGCAATGCTGGCATAATGGGTTCGCTTGAAGCAATGGCAGTAGCGGGACATATCTCCAATATCCTGAATGAATCCATCTTTCAAACGGAAAACTCACATCTTGCCTATGAGCTTTGTGTCTATGCTTTTTATGCTCTCGGTAAGTTTCCTGAAAGATATGCCGAGATCTATTGTGCCTTTAACTGGAGGATCCTTATAGATCTCGGATTTGCATCTGTTTATGAGACTGAAGACGGGCAAATGTATTACTATATCAGCACTGAGGATTCACGTATTTCGCCATATAGTCAGCAGGGCCTGTTCAAGATCTCAGCTGCAGGCTTAAAGGCCCTTAATTTCTTTGCTTCATGCCGTCCCGCTGAGGTTTTTAACGTTACTTTAAATGAAGTATTACAGGATGAACTTCGCAGATTCACTACTCAATATATGCAGAATCAGTTCGAATATGAGATAAAGGATCCTATCAAAAGACTCGAGAACCTTATTTAA
- a CDS encoding Kynurenine formamidase: MKIFDISQEVFSCKVFPGDPSPVREQIMHISDGEICNLTRFEMCAHNGTHVDAPYHFIDGGKTIDQVDLDRFVGPAYVAEHEGDITASDAQRILEEASKLGDGSHERILVKGQAVMTTEGAEVFAKAGIKLFGNESQTVGPEDAPMAVHLIMLGAEVVLLEGIRLADVPAGSYLLDSAPINLGGSDGAPCRAILIKL, encoded by the coding sequence ATGAAGATCTTCGATATATCCCAGGAAGTATTCAGCTGTAAAGTTTTCCCAGGAGATCCGTCTCCGGTCAGGGAACAGATAATGCATATCAGTGACGGTGAGATATGTAATCTCACGAGATTTGAGATGTGTGCTCATAACGGTACGCATGTTGATGCTCCGTATCATTTTATCGACGGCGGCAAGACTATAGATCAGGTCGATCTCGACAGATTCGTAGGACCCGCATATGTTGCAGAGCATGAAGGAGATATTACCGCATCAGATGCTCAAAGAATATTAGAAGAAGCATCTAAACTCGGTGACGGTTCTCACGAAAGGATCCTGGTTAAAGGCCAGGCTGTCATGACTACTGAAGGTGCAGAGGTCTTCGCAAAGGCAGGTATTAAGCTCTTTGGCAATGAATCCCAGACTGTAGGTCCCGAAGATGCTCCGATGGCTGTACATCTTATAATGCTCGGTGCTGAAGTTGTACTCCTCGAAGGTATAAGACTGGCTGATGTTCCCGCAGGATCATATCTTCTTGATTCGGCTCCGATAAATCTTGGCGGTTCGGACGGTGCTCCCTGTAGAGCTATACTCATAAAGCTATAA
- a CDS encoding Predicted dehydrogenase: MRKVKWGIIGTANIAAGCTIPGMKLASNCELYAIAGRNIDKANAFKEKFGFTKAYGSYDELIADKDVEAVYIPLPNNLHIEWVIKALESGKHVLCEKPLALNEYEVQLMFAAAKANHVYLMEAYAYLHTPYIESLKDDIASGIIGDVDYVETAFITQGYEEDIRLHKDMGGGAMYDLGCYCTTMMLSLIDSEPEYAKASAEFSDKGVDLMTAGIIRFSNGARGSFNVGMMLAAEKFSRFDRLYIHGSKGSIRSEVEYNQEGDVSYKIYTDNGITERKVSIPQNYSLEIAQLGRCITDCETPHITPEFSLKNAKLMDKIFKEIGYYD, encoded by the coding sequence ATGCGAAAGGTAAAGTGGGGAATAATCGGAACAGCTAACATAGCCGCAGGTTGTACTATTCCGGGCATGAAACTTGCATCGAACTGTGAGCTTTATGCCATCGCAGGGAGAAATATCGATAAAGCAAATGCTTTCAAGGAAAAGTTCGGATTCACAAAGGCATATGGCAGTTATGATGAGCTGATCGCCGATAAAGACGTCGAGGCTGTATATATCCCGCTACCAAATAATCTTCACATAGAGTGGGTCATCAAAGCTCTCGAGAGCGGTAAGCATGTATTATGCGAGAAGCCTCTGGCATTAAATGAATACGAAGTGCAGCTGATGTTCGCAGCCGCCAAAGCTAATCATGTTTATCTCATGGAGGCATATGCTTATCTTCATACTCCATATATCGAAAGCCTCAAGGATGATATTGCAAGCGGCATCATAGGTGATGTTGATTACGTTGAGACAGCTTTCATTACTCAGGGATATGAAGAAGATATCAGGCTTCATAAGGACATGGGCGGCGGTGCCATGTATGATCTCGGTTGCTACTGTACGACAATGATGCTCTCGCTCATCGATTCTGAACCTGAATATGCTAAGGCAAGCGCAGAGTTCTCTGATAAAGGTGTTGACCTTATGACTGCAGGTATCATCAGATTCAGTAACGGAGCAAGGGGGTCCTTTAATGTCGGCATGATGCTTGCGGCAGAGAAGTTCTCAAGATTTGACAGACTCTATATCCACGGAAGCAAGGGCTCTATTAGATCCGAAGTCGAATATAATCAGGAGGGTGATGTCTCCTACAAGATCTATACCGATAATGGTATAACTGAGCGAAAGGTATCCATTCCGCAGAATTATTCACTCGAGATCGCGCAGCTCGGCAGATGTATTACTGATTGTGAGACTCCCCATATCACTCCTGAATTCTCGCTTAAGAATGCTAAGCTGATGGATAAGATATTTAAAGAGATAGGTTATTACGATTGA